From one Tetragenococcus osmophilus genomic stretch:
- a CDS encoding amino acid ABC transporter substrate-binding protein/permease — protein MKKGSLIVSLITILSVFLFCGSKTSSAEEKTYQIGTDVTFAPFEFQNDDDEYEGIDIDILNAIADDQGFDVDLRPLGFDSSIQGVQSNQLDGMIAGMTITDERKESFDFSDPYYDSGIQMAVAKGNDEIKSYNDLEGTTVGAKVGTESADFLEENKDTYDFDVKNYDDAPGLYGAVKNDTVDAIFDDAPVLGYAIKQGEDLSLVGDPEEGNPYGFAVKKGENKELLEKFNAGLQKLKDSGEYDEIINTYVEADDTQASEEMEQIEPKKDEYVIASDTAFAPFEFQNEENEYEGIDVDLMERAAEMQDFNITFNHIGFSGAVQAVEGNQADGMIAGMTITDEREENFDFADPYFESGIQLAVEEGNDDDITSYEDLEGTTVGAKVGTESADFLDEHEDEYGFNVKLYDDADQLYEAVRVDAVDALMDDYPVIGYAIAQGQELETPIERESGGDYGFAVKKGQNPELLEMFNEALQEMKRTGEYDQIVSNYVDTDDATASESSTDESSLVGLLKNNYKVLLNGLWKTIALALISFGLALIIGVIVGLFSVAPIKTLRGIASFYVDVIRGIPMMVLAFFIFFGLSDAIGVTIPDFTAGVITLTLNASAYIAEIVRGGINAVPTGQMEASRSLGLTYNRTMQKIILPQAVKIMIPSFVNQFVISLKDTTIISVIGVVELLQTGKIIVARTMQSTYVYLIIALMYLIVITALTKLAKVLEKRMK, from the coding sequence ATGAAAAAAGGGTCGTTAATTGTTTCGTTAATTACCATTTTAAGCGTTTTTTTATTTTGTGGAAGTAAAACAAGTTCTGCCGAAGAAAAAACTTATCAGATTGGAACCGATGTAACCTTTGCTCCATTCGAGTTTCAAAATGATGATGATGAATATGAAGGCATTGATATAGATATACTAAATGCTATTGCTGATGACCAAGGGTTTGATGTAGACTTACGTCCATTAGGATTTGACAGTTCAATTCAAGGCGTTCAGTCTAACCAACTTGACGGTATGATTGCTGGTATGACAATCACAGACGAACGAAAGGAAAGCTTTGATTTTTCTGATCCGTACTATGATAGTGGAATACAAATGGCGGTTGCTAAAGGTAATGATGAGATAAAATCTTACAACGACCTCGAAGGTACAACTGTTGGCGCTAAAGTAGGAACAGAAAGCGCGGATTTCTTAGAAGAAAATAAAGATACTTACGATTTTGATGTTAAAAATTATGACGATGCACCTGGCTTATACGGTGCTGTAAAAAATGATACTGTTGACGCCATTTTTGACGACGCCCCTGTTTTAGGATACGCGATTAAACAAGGTGAAGATTTATCTTTAGTAGGTGACCCAGAAGAAGGCAACCCTTATGGCTTTGCTGTTAAAAAAGGTGAAAATAAGGAACTACTAGAAAAATTTAATGCCGGACTACAGAAATTAAAAGATTCAGGCGAATATGATGAAATCATTAATACTTACGTCGAAGCCGATGATACACAAGCATCAGAAGAAATGGAACAAATAGAGCCTAAAAAAGACGAATATGTGATTGCTAGTGATACGGCTTTTGCTCCTTTTGAATTTCAAAATGAAGAAAATGAATACGAAGGCATCGATGTCGATTTGATGGAACGTGCGGCAGAAATGCAAGATTTTAATATTACTTTTAATCATATTGGTTTCTCTGGTGCGGTACAAGCTGTCGAAGGGAATCAAGCAGACGGCATGATCGCAGGCATGACAATTACAGATGAACGAGAAGAAAACTTTGATTTCGCTGATCCTTACTTTGAAAGTGGCATTCAGTTAGCCGTTGAAGAAGGTAATGATGATGATATCACTTCCTATGAAGATTTAGAAGGAACGACAGTAGGTGCTAAAGTGGGTACTGAAAGTGCGGACTTTTTAGATGAACACGAAGATGAATATGGTTTTAATGTTAAATTATACGACGATGCAGATCAATTATACGAAGCAGTGCGTGTAGATGCCGTTGACGCTTTAATGGATGATTATCCTGTGATTGGTTATGCTATTGCTCAAGGTCAAGAACTTGAAACGCCGATTGAACGTGAATCAGGTGGCGATTATGGCTTTGCTGTTAAAAAAGGACAAAATCCTGAATTGCTAGAAATGTTTAATGAAGCTTTGCAAGAAATGAAACGCACAGGTGAATACGATCAAATCGTTTCCAATTATGTTGACACTGATGACGCTACTGCAAGCGAATCGTCTACAGATGAATCTTCACTTGTAGGTTTACTTAAGAATAACTATAAAGTATTGTTAAATGGCCTATGGAAGACAATTGCTTTAGCTTTAATTTCTTTTGGTTTAGCCTTAATTATAGGCGTTATTGTCGGGCTTTTCAGTGTAGCACCTATCAAAACATTGCGCGGGATTGCTTCTTTCTACGTTGATGTTATCCGAGGAATTCCAATGATGGTATTAGCTTTCTTTATTTTCTTTGGGCTATCAGATGCTATTGGTGTAACAATTCCTGACTTTACTGCCGGTGTTATCACATTAACTTTAAACGCCAGTGCGTATATTGCAGAAATTGTTCGAGGGGGAATAAACGCTGTTCCAACAGGACAAATGGAAGCCTCGCGAAGTTTAGGTCTTACGTATAATCGGACAATGCAAAAAATTATCTTACCTCAAGCGGTAAAAATTATGATTCCATCATTTGTAAACCAATTTGTCATTTCATTAAAAGATACGACCATTATTTCAGTGATTGGCGTTGTAGAATTATTACAAACAGGAAAAATTATTGTAGCTCGTACAATGCAAAGTACGTATGTTTATTTAATTATTGCCCTTATGTACTTGATTGTAATCACCGCTTTAACGAAATTAGCAAAAGTACTGGAAAAGAGGATGAAATAA
- the uvrB gene encoding excinuclease ABC subunit UvrB gives MIEKELSHQFELVSNYQPSGDQPEAIEALTDGVLDHKKAQILLGATGTGKTYTISNVIQNVNKPTLIIAHNKTLAGQLYGEFKEFFPNNAVEYFVSYYDYYQPEAYVPSSDTYIEKDSSINDEIDKLRHSATSSLLERNDVIVVASVSCIFGLGSPMEYQKQVVSLRQGMEISRDELLRSLVDIQFERNDIDFQRGRFRVRGDVVEIFPVSRAEQALRIEFFGDEIDRIREVDALTGEVLNETEHVSIFPATHFVTDEDHMETAIASIKQELETRLEILKNDNKLLEAQRLEQRTNYDIEMLREMGYTSGIENYSRHMDGREEGEPPYTLLDFFPEDSLYVIDESHVTMPQIRGMYNGDRARKQMLVDYGFRLPSALDNRPLRLEEFEKHVNQIIYVSATPGPYEKDQTDTVVEQIIRPTGLLDPLIEVRPIMGQIDDLVGEINNRIENDERVFVTTLTKKMAEDLTDYFRELGIKVKYLHSDIKTLERTEIIRNLRLGEFDVLVGINLLREGLDVPEVSLVAILDADKEGFLRSERSLVQTMGRAARNAEGKVVMYADQITDSMQNAMDETSRRRKIQEEYNEEHGIVPQTIKKDIRDLISISSTSEEGGEKEEVSYENLTQDEKEDLIEKLDAEMKEAAKSLDFEKAATLRDSILELKA, from the coding sequence ATGATTGAAAAAGAATTATCACATCAATTTGAACTTGTTTCAAATTACCAGCCGTCAGGAGATCAGCCCGAAGCAATTGAAGCATTAACTGATGGGGTGTTAGATCATAAAAAAGCTCAAATTCTTTTAGGGGCTACTGGAACAGGGAAAACATATACGATTTCAAACGTCATTCAAAATGTAAACAAACCCACATTAATTATTGCGCATAATAAAACATTAGCAGGGCAGTTGTATGGTGAATTTAAAGAATTTTTCCCTAACAATGCTGTTGAATACTTTGTAAGTTATTATGACTACTATCAACCTGAAGCTTATGTGCCATCCAGCGATACTTATATCGAAAAAGATTCGAGTATCAATGATGAAATTGATAAACTACGTCATTCGGCTACAAGTTCTTTATTAGAGCGTAATGATGTTATCGTGGTCGCTTCAGTATCATGTATTTTTGGTTTAGGATCTCCAATGGAATATCAAAAACAAGTTGTTTCCTTACGTCAAGGTATGGAGATTTCTAGAGATGAATTGTTGCGTTCGCTCGTTGATATTCAATTTGAGCGTAATGACATTGATTTTCAACGTGGACGTTTTCGTGTGCGCGGCGATGTGGTTGAAATTTTCCCAGTGTCACGAGCTGAACAAGCATTACGCATTGAATTTTTCGGCGATGAAATTGACCGTATTCGTGAAGTAGATGCACTTACAGGAGAAGTTTTAAATGAAACTGAACATGTATCTATTTTCCCAGCAACTCACTTTGTTACTGATGAAGATCATATGGAAACAGCTATTGCTTCAATAAAACAAGAATTAGAAACTCGTTTAGAAATTTTGAAAAATGACAATAAATTGTTAGAAGCACAACGCTTAGAACAAAGAACAAATTATGATATTGAAATGTTACGAGAAATGGGTTATACGTCAGGTATTGAAAATTACTCAAGACATATGGACGGTAGAGAAGAAGGCGAACCACCATATACACTTCTAGACTTTTTCCCTGAGGATTCTTTATATGTAATTGATGAATCCCACGTTACTATGCCACAAATTCGAGGGATGTATAATGGGGACCGTGCTAGGAAGCAAATGCTAGTGGACTATGGCTTCCGCTTACCTTCAGCTTTGGATAACCGGCCATTGAGACTTGAGGAATTTGAAAAACATGTAAATCAAATTATTTATGTTTCGGCAACACCTGGTCCTTACGAAAAGGATCAAACAGATACTGTTGTTGAACAAATTATTCGCCCAACAGGTCTTTTGGACCCATTGATTGAAGTACGACCGATTATGGGACAAATTGATGATCTCGTTGGAGAGATCAATAATCGCATAGAAAATGATGAACGTGTTTTTGTTACTACTTTGACTAAGAAAATGGCAGAGGACTTAACTGATTATTTCCGCGAATTAGGAATAAAAGTGAAGTATTTGCATAGCGATATTAAAACATTAGAAAGAACAGAAATTATTCGAAACTTGCGCTTAGGTGAATTTGATGTTTTAGTAGGAATTAACCTATTAAGAGAAGGTCTAGATGTACCAGAAGTTTCCTTAGTAGCTATTTTGGATGCTGATAAAGAAGGATTTTTACGTAGTGAACGTTCTCTTGTTCAAACAATGGGACGGGCAGCTAGAAATGCTGAAGGAAAAGTAGTAATGTATGCTGATCAAATCACAGACTCCATGCAAAATGCTATGGATGAAACAAGTCGTCGTCGTAAAATTCAAGAAGAATATAATGAAGAACATGGTATTGTACCACAAACGATCAAAAAAGATATTCGCGACTTGATCTCAATTTCTTCTACTTCTGAAGAAGGAGGAGAAAAAGAAGAGGTATCTTATGAAAACCTCACACAAGATGAAAAAGAAGACCTAATTGAAAAATTAGATGCAGAAATGAAAGAAGCTGCTAAGTCATTAGATTTCGAAAAAGCAGCTACTTTACGTGATTCAATTTTAGAATTGAAAGCTTAA
- the uvrA gene encoding excinuclease ABC subunit UvrA has protein sequence MSSDNIVIHGARAHNLKNVDVTIPRDNLVVVTGLSGSGKSSLAFDTLYAEGQRRYVESLSSYARQFLGQMDKPDVDSIDGLSPAISIDQKTTSKNPRSTVGTVTEINDYLRLLYARVGHPICPNDHVEITSQSPEQMVDQVLELPERSRLQLLAPVVTQKKGQHKKTLENVQKEGYVRVRVDNEIYDITEVPELEKNKKHDIAIVVDRIVIKEGVRSRLFDSFEAALRLSSGYAIVDVIDGEDMLFSEHYSCPYCGFTVGELEPRLFSFNAPFGACPECDGLGIKLEVDIDLVIPDPTKTLHQGAIVPWNPISSQYYPQMLEQACLEFGVDLDTPFEQLPKDQQDIVLYGSNGRHFHFHYQNDFGNVRDVDTPFEGVMPNIKRRFHETNSDFTRDQMRSYMTELTCQVCHGYRLNDQALSVKVNNKHIGEISELAINYAFDFVEGLSLSEQEQMIAQPIVKEIGDRLTFLQNVGLDYLTLSRSAGTLSGGEAQRIRLATQIGSNLSGVLYILDEPSIGLHQRDNDRLLGSLKKMRDLGNTLIVVEHDEDTMRSSDYLIDVGPGAGDYGGEIVASGTPEQVAATPDSLTGAYLSGKKEIPVPEKRRKGNKKNVSITGAQANNLKNINVKFPLGKFITVTGVSGSGKSTLINDILKKALAQRINRNSNKPGKFRKISGYENIEKIIDIDQSPIGRTPRSNPATYTSVFDDIRELFAQTNEAKIRGYKKGRFSFNIKGGRCEACKGDGIIKIEMHFLPDIYVPCEVCHGKRYNSETLEVHYKGKNISEVLDMTVDDAFDFFQNIPKIRRKLQTIVDVGLGYVKLGQPATTLSGGEAQRMKLASELHKNSNGKNFYILDEPTTGLHSDDILRLLQVLNQLVDAGNTVLIIEHNLDVIKSADHVIDLGPEGGENGGTVIATGTPEKIAANPDSYTGQYLKRLL, from the coding sequence ATGTCAAGTGATAATATTGTAATACACGGCGCGCGCGCCCATAATTTAAAAAATGTAGATGTGACCATTCCCAGAGATAATCTGGTAGTGGTCACAGGTTTGTCTGGTTCTGGAAAGAGCTCTTTGGCTTTTGATACTTTATACGCCGAAGGGCAACGACGCTATGTTGAAAGCCTTTCTTCTTATGCCAGACAATTTTTAGGGCAAATGGATAAGCCCGATGTTGATAGTATTGATGGCTTAAGTCCAGCTATTTCTATTGACCAAAAAACAACTAGTAAAAACCCTCGTTCAACGGTAGGAACAGTTACCGAGATTAATGATTATTTGCGTTTATTATATGCTCGAGTAGGACACCCTATTTGTCCCAATGACCATGTCGAAATTACTAGTCAATCACCTGAACAGATGGTAGATCAAGTCCTCGAATTACCAGAAAGAAGTAGACTTCAACTTCTCGCACCAGTAGTTACGCAAAAAAAAGGGCAACATAAAAAAACTTTAGAAAACGTTCAAAAAGAGGGTTATGTGCGTGTTCGAGTAGATAATGAGATTTATGACATAACAGAGGTACCTGAATTAGAAAAAAACAAGAAACACGACATAGCGATTGTTGTGGATCGGATTGTTATCAAAGAAGGCGTACGTTCTCGCTTATTTGATTCTTTTGAAGCAGCTTTACGTTTATCAAGTGGTTATGCCATTGTAGACGTAATTGATGGCGAGGATATGTTATTTAGTGAGCACTATTCTTGTCCATATTGCGGCTTTACTGTTGGTGAGTTAGAGCCACGACTTTTTTCTTTCAACGCCCCTTTTGGAGCTTGTCCAGAATGCGACGGTTTAGGAATAAAATTAGAAGTAGACATTGATTTAGTAATCCCTGATCCAACTAAAACCTTACATCAAGGAGCTATTGTTCCGTGGAATCCTATTAGTTCACAGTATTACCCACAAATGTTAGAACAAGCTTGTTTAGAGTTTGGTGTTGATTTGGACACGCCTTTTGAACAATTACCTAAAGACCAGCAAGATATTGTTCTATATGGTTCAAACGGAAGGCATTTCCATTTTCATTATCAAAACGACTTTGGTAATGTTCGTGACGTAGATACACCATTTGAAGGAGTTATGCCTAATATTAAACGACGCTTCCATGAAACAAATAGTGATTTTACCCGTGATCAAATGCGTTCTTACATGACTGAATTAACTTGTCAAGTTTGTCATGGTTATCGCTTAAATGACCAAGCACTTTCTGTTAAAGTTAATAATAAACATATTGGTGAAATAAGTGAATTAGCCATAAACTATGCTTTTGATTTTGTTGAAGGATTGTCTTTGTCAGAACAGGAACAAATGATTGCTCAACCTATTGTAAAAGAAATCGGCGATCGTTTAACCTTTTTACAAAATGTAGGATTAGATTATTTAACACTTAGCCGGTCTGCTGGTACGCTTTCTGGCGGCGAAGCTCAACGGATACGCTTGGCAACACAAATTGGTTCTAATTTATCCGGTGTTTTGTATATTTTAGATGAGCCTTCTATAGGTTTGCATCAACGAGATAATGATCGCTTGTTAGGGTCCTTAAAGAAAATGCGTGATTTAGGGAATACCTTGATTGTCGTAGAACATGATGAAGACACCATGCGTTCTTCTGATTACTTAATTGATGTGGGACCAGGAGCCGGCGATTACGGTGGCGAAATTGTTGCTTCTGGTACACCAGAACAAGTAGCAGCAACTCCTGATTCTTTGACAGGTGCTTACCTTAGTGGGAAAAAAGAAATTCCTGTGCCGGAAAAACGCCGGAAAGGAAATAAAAAAAATGTTTCTATAACTGGAGCTCAAGCAAATAATCTAAAAAATATTAATGTGAAATTCCCTCTAGGAAAATTCATTACTGTAACGGGGGTTTCTGGATCAGGAAAATCAACACTGATCAATGATATTTTGAAGAAAGCTTTAGCTCAGCGGATAAACCGTAATTCGAATAAGCCTGGCAAGTTTAGAAAAATCAGTGGTTATGAAAATATCGAAAAAATTATCGATATTGATCAAAGTCCTATTGGCCGAACACCACGAAGTAATCCAGCGACTTATACAAGTGTGTTTGACGATATTCGTGAATTATTTGCTCAAACAAATGAAGCTAAAATACGTGGTTATAAAAAAGGGCGTTTTAGTTTTAATATTAAAGGCGGTCGTTGCGAAGCATGTAAAGGGGACGGCATTATCAAAATTGAAATGCACTTTTTACCTGATATTTATGTTCCTTGCGAAGTTTGCCATGGCAAACGATATAATTCTGAAACTTTAGAAGTGCATTATAAAGGAAAAAATATTTCAGAAGTGCTAGATATGACTGTTGATGATGCATTCGACTTTTTCCAAAATATCCCTAAAATTCGTCGTAAGCTACAAACCATTGTTGATGTAGGACTTGGTTATGTAAAATTAGGCCAACCAGCGACTACTTTGTCAGGTGGCGAAGCTCAACGGATGAAATTAGCTAGTGAATTACACAAAAATTCGAATGGGAAAAACTTTTATATCCTTGATGAACCAACTACTGGCCTACACTCGGATGATATCCTTCGATTATTACAGGTATTAAATCAGTTGGTAGATGCTGGAAATACTGTTTTAATTATTGAGCATAATCTGGATGTAATAAAGTCAGCAGACCATGTGATTGATTTAGGTCCAGAAGGTGGAGAAAATGGCGGTACAGTAATTGCTACTGGTACTCCTGAAAAAATTGCCGCTAATCCGGATAGCTATACCGGGCAATATTTGAAAAGATTACTCTAA
- a CDS encoding SLC13 family permease: MNFQKLGLILGPVLFSVIYFMEELTGLADAPRAVLAVTAWVAIWWISEAMPIPATSLLPVFLLPLTGGTDQETATMAYGDPIVFMYMGGFIIALAIEKWNLHKRIAMLIIALIGKSCSRIILAVGVATAVLSMWISNAATALMMLPIALALTTEIKEKELLDEDSFHNFSKGLLLTVAYSASIGGLATIVGSVPNAALVAVANNMLDVEITFSDWFVFGLVVTILLMTFMYFYITKVQFKIAQDKNISSDFAREQLKELGAMSREEKYVLAIFFIVGFMWIFGGLLPWSLSDTTISIFGASAMFLIPSSKGGRILEWPDMKNLSWGLLLLFGGGLSLAAAFEDSGLTSWFGELLTNLEQFNYFYIVVILTVTILFMTEIMSNTAISNMLMPISVGLAAGIGVEPYGIMAIVALASSCAFMLPISTPPNAAVFGSGELKINDMIKTGFWLNVFSVVVIVLVVYLLQPVLLSF, encoded by the coding sequence ATGAACTTTCAAAAACTCGGATTAATTTTAGGTCCTGTATTGTTTTCTGTGATTTATTTCATGGAAGAATTAACAGGACTTGCAGACGCACCACGCGCGGTGTTAGCGGTGACAGCATGGGTAGCTATATGGTGGATATCAGAAGCTATGCCAATTCCTGCAACTTCCCTTCTTCCTGTCTTTTTGTTGCCCCTTACTGGCGGAACAGATCAAGAAACTGCGACAATGGCTTACGGTGACCCCATTGTTTTTATGTATATGGGAGGATTTATCATCGCTTTAGCTATCGAAAAGTGGAATCTTCATAAACGGATTGCAATGTTGATTATTGCCTTGATTGGAAAAAGTTGTTCTCGTATTATACTTGCGGTAGGAGTGGCAACAGCCGTGTTGTCTATGTGGATTTCAAATGCTGCAACAGCTTTAATGATGCTTCCTATTGCACTAGCATTGACTACTGAAATCAAAGAAAAAGAACTTTTAGACGAAGACTCCTTTCATAATTTTTCAAAAGGTTTATTATTAACTGTCGCTTATTCGGCATCAATCGGTGGCTTAGCTACAATTGTTGGGTCCGTTCCTAATGCAGCTCTTGTAGCTGTTGCCAACAATATGTTGGATGTTGAAATTACTTTTTCTGATTGGTTTGTATTTGGTCTAGTGGTTACTATTCTTTTGATGACTTTTATGTATTTTTATATCACCAAAGTCCAATTTAAAATAGCTCAAGATAAAAATATTTCTTCAGATTTTGCACGTGAACAATTAAAAGAACTCGGAGCAATGTCTCGAGAAGAAAAATATGTTTTAGCCATTTTCTTTATAGTTGGATTTATGTGGATCTTTGGAGGCCTACTCCCTTGGTCATTATCAGATACCACCATTTCAATCTTTGGGGCTAGTGCAATGTTTTTAATACCAAGCTCAAAAGGCGGACGAATTTTAGAATGGCCAGACATGAAAAACCTATCTTGGGGCTTATTACTACTTTTCGGTGGCGGTTTATCTTTAGCTGCAGCATTTGAAGATTCTGGACTTACCTCTTGGTTTGGAGAGCTACTAACAAACCTTGAACAATTTAATTATTTCTATATTGTTGTTATTCTAACTGTAACGATCTTATTTATGACAGAAATCATGTCCAATACAGCTATTTCCAATATGCTTATGCCAATTAGCGTGGGACTTGCCGCTGGAATTGGCGTCGAGCCTTACGGCATTATGGCCATTGTAGCGCTTGCTTCTAGTTGTGCCTTTATGTTACCTATTTCGACACCACCTAACGCCGCTGTCTTTGGTTCAGGAGAGTTAAAAATTAACGACATGATAAAAACCGGTTTTTGGCTAAACGTATTTAGTGTTGTGGTCATTGTATTAGTAGTGTACCTCTTACAGCCAGTGCTTTTAAGTTTTTAA
- the rapZ gene encoding RNase adapter RapZ — MSDNLDLVVITGMSGAGKTVAVQSFEDLGYFCIDNMPPNLIPKFWELIKESGKITKIALVVDLRSRAFFEDIQAMLVEIENTAFINTRVLFLDASDSELVSRYKETRRTHPLAMDGLITEGIRKERAILEELKADASFVIDTTQLSPRQLREQINEEFRSSNDTGFRIEMVSFGFKYGLPIDADIVMDVRFLPNPHYIDELRPLSGLEKPVYDYVMGSSATESFYQQFLTLLQTIMPGYVEEGKNNVMIAIGCTGGQHRSVALTQRIGEALAENYKVNITHRDKDKRKETVNRS; from the coding sequence ATGTCCGATAATTTAGATTTAGTCGTTATTACTGGAATGAGCGGAGCAGGCAAAACAGTAGCCGTTCAAAGTTTTGAAGATTTAGGCTATTTTTGTATTGATAATATGCCGCCTAACTTAATCCCTAAGTTTTGGGAGTTAATTAAAGAATCCGGTAAAATTACCAAAATTGCTTTAGTAGTTGACTTAAGGTCAAGAGCTTTTTTTGAAGATATTCAAGCAATGCTAGTAGAAATTGAGAATACTGCTTTTATTAATACTCGTGTATTATTTTTAGATGCTTCTGACAGCGAATTAGTTTCTCGTTACAAAGAAACACGCCGTACGCATCCTTTAGCTATGGATGGCTTAATTACTGAAGGCATTCGAAAAGAACGTGCGATCTTAGAAGAATTAAAAGCAGACGCCTCTTTTGTAATAGATACCACGCAATTGTCGCCTAGGCAGTTACGTGAGCAAATCAACGAGGAATTTCGTAGTTCAAATGATACAGGTTTTCGAATCGAAATGGTTTCATTTGGATTTAAGTATGGTTTACCGATTGATGCCGATATTGTAATGGATGTACGTTTTTTACCTAACCCTCATTATATTGATGAGTTACGTCCTTTATCAGGCCTAGAAAAACCCGTTTATGATTATGTTATGGGTTCTTCTGCCACTGAAAGTTTTTATCAACAATTTTTAACTTTACTACAGACGATTATGCCTGGTTATGTAGAAGAAGGAAAAAATAATGTGATGATTGCTATAGGGTGTACTGGTGGTCAACACCGTTCAGTAGCATTAACCCAAAGAATTGGGGAAGCTCTGGCCGAAAATTATAAGGTGAATATTACTCATCGGGATAAAGATAAACGGAAAGAGACGGTGAATCGCTCATGA
- a CDS encoding gluconeogenesis factor YvcK family protein has product MRMKTYRIRRPKVVVMGGGTGLPVILKSLRNQGVDITAVVTVADDGGSSGQLRDSVTSVTPPGDLRNVLVALSDMPKLYSDIFQYRFNEEDKFLANHALGNLIIAGMSEMRGSTYEAIQLLSKMMHVKGNIYPSSDGSLVLHAVFKDGTTVRGESKIALDRKTIDHVYVRNQANDDEPKAARKVVSSILEADMIVLGPGSLFTSILPNLMISEIGEAMLQTQAETVYICNIMTQKGETERFTDADHVRILHDHLGKAFIDTVLVNTEEVPDGYMDFDTYDEYLLQVQHDFKGLRSLGCRVVSTDFLELRDGGVFHDGDKVAEELLRIVYEAKN; this is encoded by the coding sequence ATGAGAATGAAGACCTATCGGATTAGACGTCCTAAAGTTGTCGTAATGGGCGGTGGTACAGGGTTGCCAGTAATTTTGAAAAGTTTACGGAACCAAGGTGTTGATATTACGGCAGTGGTAACCGTAGCTGATGATGGCGGTAGTAGTGGACAACTGCGAGACTCTGTAACTTCAGTCACACCACCAGGAGATTTACGAAATGTACTAGTAGCTCTTTCTGATATGCCTAAACTTTATTCAGATATTTTTCAATATCGTTTTAACGAAGAGGATAAATTTTTAGCAAATCATGCTTTAGGGAATTTGATTATTGCTGGAATGTCTGAAATGCGCGGTAGTACCTATGAAGCAATCCAATTATTATCAAAGATGATGCACGTAAAAGGGAATATTTATCCTTCTTCAGATGGTTCATTAGTGCTACACGCTGTGTTTAAAGACGGTACCACGGTTCGGGGAGAATCCAAAATAGCATTAGATCGTAAAACTATCGATCATGTTTACGTTAGAAACCAAGCCAATGATGATGAACCTAAAGCTGCTAGAAAAGTGGTTTCTTCTATATTAGAAGCAGATATGATTGTTTTAGGTCCAGGGAGCTTGTTTACGAGTATCTTGCCGAATTTAATGATTTCAGAAATTGGGGAAGCTATGCTACAGACGCAAGCAGAAACAGTTTATATCTGTAATATTATGACGCAAAAAGGGGAAACTGAACGATTTACGGACGCTGATCATGTAAGGATTCTTCATGATCATTTAGGAAAAGCTTTTATAGATACTGTTTTAGTTAATACAGAAGAAGTGCCAGATGGTTATATGGACTTTGATACCTATGATGAATATTTATTACAAGTGCAGCATGATTTTAAAGGATTAAGGAGTCTAGGTTGCCGAGTGGTTTCCACTGACTTTCTGGAATTAAGAGATGGTGGAGTTTTCCATGATGGTGATAAAGTGGCCGAAGAGCTATTACGAATTGTTTATGAAGCAAAAAATTAA